Proteins co-encoded in one Nitrosarchaeum sp. genomic window:
- a CDS encoding transcriptional regulator, which yields MTKKQDKISEVPLKKAAPKEKKPAKKEAAPKEKKPAKKEAAPKEKKPAKKEAAPKEKKPAKKEAAPKPKKLTKKELEEIKKEAEKTLEEELEEQLTDEEIENFQIEKVDMERLTNKICDVLAERESSGMFQSELWKKLKLTSRDGSRLALKLERMGTIYREKILDKGRWTYKLILKKTPISTMSIENAPCLVCPVEQKCSLEGEISPRNCQFIEDWVLSEMKKPTKAK from the coding sequence ATGACAAAAAAACAAGATAAAATATCTGAAGTTCCTTTAAAAAAAGCAGCACCTAAAGAAAAGAAACCAGCAAAAAAAGAAGCAGCACCTAAAGAAAAGAAACCAGCAAAAAAAGAAGCAGCACCTAAAGAAAAGAAACCAGCAAAAAAAGAAGCAGCACCTAAAGAAAAGAAACCAGCAAAAAAAGAAGCAGCACCTAAACCAAAAAAGCTTACTAAGAAAGAATTAGAAGAAATCAAAAAAGAAGCAGAAAAAACATTAGAAGAAGAATTAGAAGAACAACTTACCGATGAAGAGATTGAAAATTTCCAAATTGAAAAAGTTGACATGGAAAGACTCACAAATAAAATATGTGATGTTTTAGCTGAGCGTGAATCTAGTGGAATGTTTCAAAGTGAACTTTGGAAAAAACTAAAGCTAACTAGTAGAGATGGTTCTAGATTGGCATTAAAGTTAGAAAGAATGGGAACTATTTACAGAGAAAAAATTCTCGATAAAGGTCGTTGGACGTATAAATTAATTCTAAAGAAGACTCCTATCAGTACTATGTCAATTGAAAATGCCCCATGTCTTGTTTGTCCAGTCGAACAAAAATGCTCACTTGAAGGAGAAATAAGCCCACGTAATTGTCAATTCATTGAAGACTGGGTACTATCAGAGATGAAAAAACCTACGAAAGCCAAATGA